The following proteins are co-located in the Flammeovirga kamogawensis genome:
- a CDS encoding HlyD family secretion protein — MLLPKELIRVLLPSYYTQLNKSSNAIYITILILTIVVLGCLPIVKVPITIQSLGLIRPTLEKFDLKSPLTEKVSEVYVKDNSEVKKGQILLVLDTAELSLKRGFALQHFQILNKQYKDLIDLCRESKEIHELETSYPLRTRNYLKKYDEFYNDILLLQEEIELAQKQFNRKAILAKTQAVPEKDVENSEIICKRAKTKLTLRWKRAHSEWAIELDDHKIKLENLNSEIKQLQKQISKHYIRSTVTGILQNFNGIHEGTMVFTNQNIGEITPHSDLIAECYVSPKDIGWLQKDMPSIIQIDAYNYNDWGTIEGKVTQVYHDVTILDKQPVFKIKCQFSRNYLTLSNGYKGYLKKGMTLQARFVVTERSLFDLLYDQTDDWLNPIRNKKNNRVAKL, encoded by the coding sequence ATGCTATTACCAAAAGAACTAATTAGAGTATTACTACCTAGCTATTATACTCAATTAAACAAATCTTCTAATGCTATCTATATCACCATTTTAATTTTAACTATTGTAGTTTTAGGGTGTTTACCAATTGTTAAAGTTCCTATTACGATACAATCGTTAGGCTTAATACGTCCAACTCTAGAAAAATTCGACCTTAAATCTCCTTTAACTGAAAAAGTATCTGAAGTCTACGTGAAAGATAATTCTGAAGTTAAAAAAGGACAGATATTATTAGTTTTAGATACAGCTGAATTATCTCTCAAAAGAGGTTTTGCCTTACAGCATTTTCAAATTTTAAATAAGCAATATAAAGATTTGATAGATCTCTGTAGGGAATCAAAAGAAATTCATGAACTAGAAACTAGTTATCCTTTAAGGACAAGGAATTACCTTAAAAAATACGATGAATTTTATAATGACATTCTATTATTACAAGAAGAAATAGAGCTAGCACAAAAACAATTTAATAGAAAAGCTATTCTTGCTAAAACGCAAGCTGTTCCTGAAAAAGATGTTGAAAATTCTGAAATTATTTGTAAAAGAGCAAAAACTAAACTTACTCTAAGATGGAAAAGAGCTCATTCAGAGTGGGCAATCGAATTAGACGATCATAAAATAAAACTTGAGAACTTAAATTCTGAAATTAAACAACTTCAGAAACAAATTAGTAAACATTATATTCGATCTACTGTAACTGGAATATTACAAAATTTTAATGGAATTCATGAAGGAACAATGGTGTTTACCAATCAGAACATTGGTGAAATAACACCTCATTCTGATCTAATTGCAGAATGTTATGTTTCTCCAAAAGATATTGGTTGGCTACAAAAAGATATGCCATCAATTATACAAATTGATGCTTACAACTACAATGATTGGGGTACTATAGAAGGAAAAGTTACTCAAGTATATCATGATGTTACAATACTTGATAAACAACCTGTTTTTAAAATAAAATGTCAATTTTCGAGAAATTACTTAACCTTATCTAATGGATATAAGGGATATCTTAAGAAGGGAATGACTTTACAAGCTAGGTTTGTAGTTACTGAAAGAAGTTTATTCGACTTATTATATGATCAAACTGATGATTGGTTAAACCCAATAAGAAATAAAAAAAACAATCGTGTAGCTAAGCTATAA
- a CDS encoding peptidase domain-containing ABC transporter encodes MKMTKLKVKQRDITDCGAACLLSVSRFYGADFSVAKIRQLASTDQKGTNLLGLIEAAKKLGFDAKGVKGDMDALPDATFPSIAHVVLENGLHHFVVITKIDKKEVIVMDPGDGQYHHYSLTDFEKIWSGVLVLITPSISFEKKNETISIKSRFYELISVHKSVVLQAIIGALVFTILGLSTSVYIQKIIDYVLVDGNRNLLWLLSVGMIVILVFQTIIGYFKSQLILRTGQMIDARLILGYYQHLIKLPQQFFDTMRVGEIVSRINDAVKIRAFINDSAISLIINICILIFSFVAMFIYSWKLALIMLLLLPVSGGIYWFVNYRNKKYQRKLMESSAELESQLVESIDAIRTIKRMGTEDFSNLKTEIRFVDTLKNVFSISQTNIISENSTHFVSIIFTVIVLGVGANFVLAKELTPGELLSFNALLNYLTGPVAALIGMNAQWQNAKIAADRLFELLDLDNEQSNTNEEQIILTPKKVGDIQLQNISFRYGSKVDVFKNLNLKIPKGKLTAIVGESGSGKSTIAALIQKIYPIQEGQILIGDININYITKKSLRNMIGVVPQQIELFKGSVIENIALGELKPNVEKVISICKELGIISFIESLPNGFQTEIGEKGSTLSGGQRQRLAIARALYKNPEVLILDEPTASLDSKSEQYVQEVIHQLIVQGKTIIIIAHRLSTIQHADKIIVLDKGKLVEEGIHFELLEQNGKYNDLWESQMPRELKELTV; translated from the coding sequence ATGAAAATGACTAAACTTAAAGTCAAGCAACGTGACATTACAGATTGTGGCGCTGCTTGCCTCCTCTCTGTATCTAGATTTTATGGAGCAGACTTTTCTGTGGCTAAAATTAGACAACTTGCTTCTACAGATCAGAAAGGAACCAACTTACTTGGACTTATTGAAGCGGCAAAAAAATTAGGATTTGATGCAAAAGGAGTAAAAGGCGATATGGATGCTTTACCTGATGCGACATTTCCTTCTATTGCACATGTTGTATTAGAAAATGGATTACATCATTTTGTAGTAATTACCAAAATAGATAAAAAAGAAGTCATTGTAATGGACCCCGGTGATGGGCAATATCATCATTACTCGTTAACCGATTTTGAGAAAATTTGGTCAGGTGTGCTTGTACTTATTACGCCTTCCATTTCCTTTGAAAAGAAAAATGAGACTATTTCTATTAAAAGTAGATTTTACGAACTAATCAGTGTTCATAAAAGCGTTGTATTACAAGCTATTATTGGTGCTTTAGTCTTTACAATATTAGGATTAAGTACTTCCGTTTATATCCAAAAAATTATTGATTATGTTCTTGTAGATGGTAATCGTAATTTACTTTGGTTATTAAGCGTAGGAATGATTGTCATTTTAGTATTCCAAACCATCATTGGTTACTTCAAAAGTCAATTAATACTCAGAACAGGACAAATGATAGATGCTCGATTGATTTTAGGATATTATCAACACCTTATAAAACTCCCTCAACAATTCTTTGATACAATGAGAGTAGGTGAAATAGTATCTAGAATTAATGATGCAGTGAAAATCAGAGCCTTTATTAATGATAGTGCTATCTCACTTATTATCAATATTTGTATCCTTATTTTTTCTTTTGTTGCCATGTTCATTTATTCATGGAAACTTGCGCTTATCATGTTACTGCTATTACCTGTTTCAGGAGGAATATACTGGTTTGTCAATTATAGAAATAAGAAGTATCAAAGAAAATTAATGGAAAGCAGTGCAGAATTAGAATCTCAATTAGTTGAGTCTATTGATGCTATCAGAACAATTAAGAGAATGGGTACAGAAGACTTTTCAAACCTAAAAACTGAAATTAGATTTGTTGATACACTAAAAAATGTCTTTAGTATTTCTCAAACAAATATTATTTCAGAAAATAGCACCCATTTTGTATCTATTATATTTACTGTGATTGTATTAGGAGTAGGAGCTAATTTTGTATTAGCAAAAGAATTAACGCCAGGTGAATTATTATCTTTCAATGCTTTACTAAACTACCTTACAGGTCCTGTTGCTGCTCTAATAGGTATGAATGCACAATGGCAAAATGCAAAAATTGCTGCTGATCGTTTATTTGAATTGCTTGACTTAGACAATGAACAATCTAATACAAATGAAGAACAAATAATACTTACTCCTAAAAAAGTAGGTGATATCCAATTACAAAATATCTCGTTCCGATATGGGTCTAAAGTCGATGTATTTAAGAATTTAAACCTCAAAATTCCTAAAGGGAAACTAACAGCAATTGTTGGAGAAAGTGGTTCTGGTAAATCAACTATCGCTGCATTAATTCAAAAAATTTATCCTATACAAGAAGGACAAATCTTAATTGGGGATATCAATATTAACTACATCACTAAAAAGTCATTGAGAAATATGATCGGTGTTGTTCCTCAACAAATTGAACTTTTTAAAGGGAGTGTTATTGAAAATATTGCTTTAGGAGAATTAAAACCAAATGTTGAAAAAGTAATTTCTATTTGTAAAGAACTAGGTATTATAAGTTTTATTGAATCTTTACCTAATGGCTTCCAAACTGAAATTGGAGAAAAAGGAAGTACTTTATCTGGCGGACAACGTCAACGTTTAGCCATTGCAAGAGCACTATATAAAAACCCTGAAGTATTAATATTAGACGAACCTACAGCTTCATTAGATAGTAAGTCAGAACAATATGTTCAAGAAGTTATTCATCAATTAATAGTACAAGGAAAAACAATTATTATCATTGCTCATCGACTTTCTACAATTCAACATGCTGATAAAATTATTGTATTAGACAAAGGGAAATTAGTCGAAGAAGGTATTCATTTTGAATTACTAGAGCAAAATGGAAAATATAATGACTTATGGGAGTCTCAAATGCCTAGAGAATTGAAAGAATTAACAGTTTAA
- a CDS encoding tetratricopeptide repeat protein: protein MKSLKTSFTTLILFAITSTIHFANTTDSLKQKLSKTFNPVERGELMYELGNHFLRVDMNRALDYAQDGIMLFKENKDLKLLGQLYHLKGNILLLKGQTLKARSAYFEAIQSFRKTHNRELEVRSLTNLCQVYQIEKNYDKALIEYDKAIEHVKDLSIDVQEELLPHLLLNKGTLYDAINEPENAIHLFNEVIRMCTSESQLIMKGKALHNLSNQYANQKRYIDAQEVLNASYKIKQTLGDTRGEINSLLAFAHIASQQGFIHKAETFYITALHKGETLKSPVDIKNVYKNLYLLFEDIDTKKAFYYFKKFKKVSDDLLKQEYKKSITDLEEDQQETLENIKLVRDKEEQKKITWLLSCIFIGIILFILMILRVQRLKTINAKQNEEKATIAKELAIVEHQFTQEQNNALKNQVEFKDKELTTNIMHLMQQNELINKVSEDLLQIDTSLDASNKKKIRGIVYNLQNANQGEVWKELEYRFEQVHSAFFENLNKKHPTLSPNEKKLCAYLKLNLSTKDISNITHQSVKSIQIARYRLRKKLEITNTDIDFQTFFDSITYEEF, encoded by the coding sequence TTGAAATCATTAAAAACGAGTTTTACTACACTCATTTTATTTGCAATTACATCTACTATACATTTTGCCAATACTACCGATAGTTTAAAACAGAAACTATCAAAAACTTTCAATCCTGTAGAAAGGGGTGAACTAATGTATGAGTTAGGAAATCATTTTCTGCGTGTAGATATGAATAGAGCATTAGATTATGCACAAGATGGAATCATGCTCTTTAAAGAAAATAAAGACCTTAAATTATTAGGTCAGTTATATCATCTAAAAGGAAATATTCTTCTATTAAAAGGGCAAACTTTAAAAGCTAGAAGTGCTTATTTTGAAGCGATACAGTCTTTCCGTAAAACACATAATAGAGAATTAGAAGTAAGGTCTTTAACAAATCTATGTCAAGTATATCAAATAGAGAAAAATTACGATAAAGCTCTTATTGAATATGATAAAGCAATTGAACATGTGAAAGATCTTTCTATTGATGTACAAGAAGAATTGTTACCTCATTTATTATTAAATAAAGGTACACTCTATGATGCAATCAATGAACCTGAAAACGCTATTCATCTTTTTAATGAAGTTATTCGAATGTGTACTTCGGAAAGTCAGCTAATTATGAAAGGAAAAGCGTTACATAATTTGTCAAATCAATATGCAAATCAAAAACGTTATATAGATGCTCAAGAGGTTCTTAACGCATCTTATAAAATTAAACAAACATTAGGTGATACAAGGGGAGAAATAAACTCATTATTGGCTTTTGCTCACATCGCATCTCAGCAAGGGTTTATTCATAAAGCTGAAACATTTTATATTACTGCCCTTCATAAAGGAGAAACATTAAAATCTCCTGTGGATATTAAAAATGTATATAAAAACCTTTATCTTTTATTTGAAGATATTGATACTAAAAAGGCTTTTTATTATTTCAAAAAGTTTAAAAAGGTCTCAGATGATTTATTAAAACAAGAATACAAGAAAAGTATTACTGATTTAGAAGAAGACCAACAAGAAACATTGGAAAACATAAAATTAGTACGTGATAAAGAAGAACAGAAAAAAATAACATGGCTATTGTCATGTATTTTTATTGGTATTATTCTCTTTATTTTAATGATCTTAAGAGTACAAAGACTAAAAACAATTAATGCAAAACAGAACGAGGAAAAAGCTACTATCGCAAAAGAGCTTGCTATTGTTGAACATCAATTTACACAAGAACAAAATAATGCTTTAAAAAATCAGGTAGAATTTAAGGATAAAGAGCTTACTACTAATATTATGCACTTGATGCAACAAAACGAGCTTATCAATAAAGTATCTGAAGATTTATTACAAATTGATACTTCGTTAGATGCTTCAAACAAAAAGAAAATTAGAGGTATTGTTTACAATTTACAAAATGCCAACCAAGGAGAAGTTTGGAAAGAACTAGAATATAGATTTGAACAGGTTCACTCTGCGTTTTTTGAAAATCTTAATAAAAAGCACCCTACATTATCTCCTAACGAAAAGAAGTTATGTGCCTATTTAAAATTAAATTTAAGTACTAAAGATATTTCAAACATAACTCATCAGAGTGTAAAATCTATCCAGATAGCTCGTTATAGATTACGTAAGAAATTAGAAATTACAAACACCGATATAGATTTCCAGACTTTCTTTGATAGTATTACTTATGAAGAATTTTAA